One region of Salvelinus namaycush isolate Seneca chromosome 3, SaNama_1.0, whole genome shotgun sequence genomic DNA includes:
- the LOC120044646 gene encoding uncharacterized protein LOC120044646 → MSKRRESAMSRSALTRELLGQYISDTLSHIHRVREFCDRHSKWALQRETELEMMRDIKERADRIDLKFDHVRNSATKAKAFGEFVWSGLTQGTADSRREELEKELGAVLKDTLGGLEKLDYFLHAVECLAVTCLLVFEENRFLCLPQGTSPASVQAVIIAARMACPLLIYFKRDAKAFFIPSLLNVEVLACQLDRYIQISQQVCKRMEKGLQIRPQPESKLGSSVSQMMFWKKRNDIPVVNLGDVSEESIQNMLQHLNQLSETRMDPHVRLTFLFQGAAQRFIGRFSQRRPRMEQFLTELEENAVQLDRMKLGAKISSVAGSSVGAAGGILSIVGLALTPVTAGVSLALTIAGVSLGVTSGVNSLTTGITEMKVNSIHEKKASKVFQNFMKDVESLQECLEDVARNIEPILGQSRVDMVGARKVIATTWTIGKRIDSLVDLSSGFKSAEVLRNKDLITSAGKLALQEGKVAQNLPKLAEDIPGIGQVAKGTPLVLSKSARAGLITLNVLFIGLDVFFICKDSVSLAKGSKSERSQLIRARSALWRTEMDSWQRIHDSLCRGLLTLEKSQIVLEQPFYPLEEKLRGKKSMCMTQ, encoded by the exons ATCAGCATTAACAAGGGAGCTCTTGGGCCAGTACATCTCAGACACCCTCAGCCACATTCACAGAGTGAGGGAGTTCTGTGACAGGCATTCCAAATGGGCCCTTCAGAGGGAGACAGAACTGGAAATGATGAGGGACATCAAGGAGAGGGCAGACAGAATTGACCTTAAGTTCGACCATGTCCGTAACTCAGCGACCAAGGCCAAGGCGTTTGGGGAGTTCGTATGGAGCGGTCTGACCCAGGGGACTGCAGACAGTAGGCGTGAGGAGCTGGAGAAGGAGCTGGGAGCTGTACTAAAGGACACTCTGGGAGGCCTGGAGAAGCTGGATTACTTCCTGCATGCTGTGGAGTGTCTGGCGGTCACCTGTCTGTTGGTGTTTGAGGAGAACAGGTTCCTCTGTCTGCCTCAGGGGACGAGCCCTGCCAGTGTTCAGGCTGTCATCATTGCTGCCAGAATGGCCTGCCCTCTCCTCATCTATTTTAAGAGGGATGCTAAGGCCTTCTTTATTCCCAGCCTCCTCAATGTAGAGGTGCTGGCCTGCCAACTGGATAGATACATACAAATCAGCCAGCAGGTCTGTAAAAGGATGGAGAAGGG ATTACAGATCAGACCACAGCCTGAGAGTAAACTTGG TAGCTCAGTCAGTCAAATGATGTTTTGGAAAAAGAGGAATGACATCCCTGTGGTCAACCTTGGTGATGTGAGTGAAGAGTCCATACAAAATATGCTCCAACATTTGAATCAGCTGAGTGAGACCAG GATGGACCCGCACGTCAGACTAACGTTCCTGTTCCAAGGGGCTGCTCAGCGCTTCATTGGCCGGTTCAGCCAGCGCCGACCCAGGATGGAGCAGTTTCTGACCGAGCTGGAAGAAAATGCTGTGCAGCTGGACAGGATGAAGCTGGGGGCTAAGATCTCCAGTGTGGCAGGCAGCTCAGTGGGGGCGGCTGGAGGGATCCTATCCATCGTGGGCTTAGCTCTGACCCCTGTCACTGCTGGGGTGTCACTGGCTCTCACCATTGCAGGGGTCAGCCTGGGGGTCACCAGTGGGGTCAACAGTTTAACTACTGGTATCACAGAGATGAAAGTCAATAGCATCCATGAGAAGAAAGCCAGTAAAGTCTTCCAGAATTTCATGAAGGATGTGGAGAGTCTCCAGGAGTGTCTGGAGGATGTGGCCAGGAATATAGAGCCCATCCTGGGGCAGAGCAGGGTGGACATGGTTGGAGCAAGGAAGGTGATTGCCACCACTTGGACCATCGGAAAACGCATTGACTCCCTAGTTGACCTTTCCTCAGGTTTTAAGTCAGCAGAAGTCCTTAGAAACAAAGATCTGATCACAAGCGCTGGTAAGTTGGCGCTCCAGGAAGGCAAAGTAGCACAAAACCTGCCCAAGCTAGCCGAGGACATCCCAGGCATTGGACAGGTGGCCAAAGGCACCCCACTAGTCCTCTCCAAGTCAGCGCGGGCTGGTCTCATCACCCTCAACGTCCTCTTCATTGGCCTGGATGTCTTCTTCATCTGTAAAGACAGCGTCAGCCTGGCCAAAGGCAGCAAGAGTGAGAGATCCCAGCTCATCCGTGCCAGATCAGCATTGTGGCGCACAGAGATGGACTCCTGGCAGAGGATCCATGACTCGCTGTGTAGAGGTCTATTAACATTAGAGAAAAGTCAGATCGTCCTGGAGCAGCCATTTTACCCTCTGGAGGAGAAGCTGAGAGGGAAGAAATCGATGTGTATGACACAGTAG